A window from Natronorubrum aibiense encodes these proteins:
- a CDS encoding DNA-binding protein — protein sequence MSSNNSSSKVVTVDEQALKQTDEQAVDEDGFPVVDETPEFEATVEQEVQAKVDANHPDGIADTSEDRIHGATLEQEERIRAREDELERISAQAELGTQEGREKRTRAIAANQSKARRFKFQKRAASVDPMADPERADSRTELSREKLAAVNKQSMRLAKQLDGWSRAAISRRLSEAVVGGQDLTSAVVNVFEELQTAPGHVIPIGKLEEVARKEVSIEGRVETLWDPSHPSIAQVGLIADDSGQTRVTIWKSSDAPWIEEGEQVRIHKAARNWHEGRVSLAVTGWTTIHFPERSCWWE from the coding sequence ATGTCTAGTAACAACTCGAGTAGCAAGGTCGTTACGGTCGATGAACAGGCACTCAAACAGACGGACGAGCAGGCAGTCGATGAAGACGGCTTCCCGGTCGTCGACGAGACGCCGGAATTCGAGGCAACGGTCGAGCAAGAGGTCCAAGCAAAGGTGGATGCGAACCACCCAGACGGTATCGCAGACACCAGTGAGGACCGGATTCACGGTGCAACCCTCGAACAGGAAGAGCGCATTCGAGCACGAGAGGACGAACTCGAGCGGATCAGTGCCCAAGCCGAGTTGGGAACACAGGAAGGTCGAGAGAAGCGGACGCGAGCAATCGCTGCGAACCAGAGCAAAGCGCGGCGTTTCAAGTTCCAGAAACGGGCGGCGAGCGTGGATCCGATGGCGGACCCGGAGCGAGCGGATTCCCGGACAGAGCTCTCTCGAGAGAAGTTGGCGGCCGTGAACAAGCAGTCGATGCGACTCGCAAAGCAGTTGGATGGCTGGTCTCGAGCGGCGATCAGCCGGCGGTTGAGTGAGGCCGTCGTCGGTGGCCAAGACCTGACGAGTGCGGTCGTCAACGTGTTCGAGGAGCTGCAGACGGCGCCCGGACACGTCATCCCCATTGGGAAACTCGAGGAGGTTGCTCGAAAAGAGGTGAGCATCGAAGGGCGTGTCGAAACCCTGTGGGATCCCTCGCATCCAAGCATCGCACAGGTCGGGCTCATCGCAGATGATAGTGGCCAGACGCGTGTGACGATCTGGAAGTCCTCAGACGCGCCGTGGATCGAGGAAGGCGAGCAGGTGCGCATTCACAAGGCTGCCCGGAACTGGCACGAGGGCCGTGTCTCACTGGCCGTGACCGGATGGACGACGATTCACTTCCCCGAGCGCAGCTGCTGGTGGGAATAG